The Nitrospiria bacterium nucleotide sequence GAGGAAATTATTTTGATCGGCGGTCCGTTTACCGAATACGACCGCTCGGCCGGGGCGATCCAGGTCATGGCCTTTCTGCGAACCCCGGATGCAGAACTGGCCGACCGCTACCTGGAGGCCGGAGCCACCGATCTGGAGATGTACGAGAAGCTGCTCGGCCCCTACCCCTACAGGAAATTTGCGGTGGTCGAGAATTTTTGGGAGACGGGCTACGGACTGCCGTCCCTGACGCTGCTGGGATCGGCCGTCCTTCGCCTGCCCTTTATATTGGACTCCTCCTACCCTCACGAAATTCTGCATAACTGGTGGGGCAACGGGGTCTTTGTCGACGAAGCAAAAGGGAACTGGAGCGAAGGGCTGACGACGTACATGGCCGATTATCTCATCCAGGAGCAGCGGGGAGCCGCATCGGCCTACCGACGCACGGCGCTCCAGAAATACACTGATTATGTCACCGAGCACAAGGATTTTCCGCTGACCGAATTCCGCGCGCGGCACAGTCCGGCCACGGAAGCGGTCGGCTACGGTAAGGCGATGATGTTCTTTCACATGCTGCGAGAACGGCTCGGGGGCGACGCGTTTGTGAACGCCTTGAGGAATTTCTTTCGTGAAAACCAATTCCGGCCGGCGACCTTCGACGATCTGCGTGCCGCGTTCGCCGCGGTTGCGGGAGAAGACCTCAAAAACGAATTCGCCCAATGGATCGGCCGAAAGGGTGCGCCCGCGTTGAGCCTGAGCAGCGCCCAGACTCAAGTCCGGGGAACCGGATATCTTGTCACGGCCGTTCTAGAGCAAACGCAACCCGGCCCGGCGTATCGCCTGCGCGTTCCCATCGCCGTGACGATTGAAGGCCGGGAGATGGCCTATCGGTTCTCGGCCAAAATGGATGAAAAACGCTCCGGGCTTGCGGTGATTGTCCCGGGTCGCCCCCTGCGCCTGGATGTCGATCCGGAATTTGATCTGTTTCGTCGCCTGAGTCGCGACGAAATTCCGCCCGCCCTTTCGCAGTCCTTGGGCGCCGATAAGGCCCTGTTTATTCTTCCATCCGACGCGGACGAAGACCTTCGCCGGGCCTACCGAAGCTTCGCCGAATCGCTGTCGGCCTTTTTGCAGCCGTCGTCATCCGTTTCAATAGAAATCAAACCCGATCGCGTGGTCTCCGCGCTTCCGACCGACCGCGCGGTTTGGATCCTGGGATGGGAAAATCGCTTCGCGCCGGACCTCCCGAAGGCCGTGGCGGGACGCGAGCTGTCCGTTTCGCCGAACGGGCTTCAGATCGGGGCCACGAGGGTGGAACGGAAGGGCCATGCGATCGTCCTCGCGGCGCGTCAGCCTCGAAACGCGAATGCGGCCCTCACATGGGTCGCGGCCGATTCCCTGACGGCCCTATCCGGCCTGGGTCGCAAGCTGCCCCATTACGGCTCCTACAGCTACCTCGTCTTTGAAGGGGGAGAGCCGAAGAATGTCCTCAAAGGCCAGTGGGACGTCCCGAGCTCTCCCCTGTCGATCTTCGTGAAGCAACCCGAGGGCGGCGTAATCCCGACCCCGCGGGCGAAGCTCGAAACCCGCCGCCCGCTGGCCGAACGGCCGGAGACGCCGGCCGCAGCCTCCGGCCAGCATCCGTGACCGTTACCGCCCTCTATTGATACCACTCGGCCTTGTTCTTGGGCACGTACCAGTCGGTGGGAAAGTTATACCAGATGCCGATGGGCGAGGGAGAAATTCCCTTGAACCGCTTGTGCACCACCGGAAGGGTATCGGGATAGTACAGAAAGGTGTAGGGCTGATCCTCCGCGATGAGCGCATGGATCTTGTTGTAGATTTCCTTTCGACGGTCCTGATCGCAGGTCTTCCGGCCTTCCAGCAGAAGCCGGTCGACCTCCGGATTTTTGTACGAAACGAAGTTAAACTCCCCTTCCTTGGTCTTGCTGGAATGCCAGATGTCGTAGGAATCCGGATCGCGTCCCAACGACCATCCCAGAATAATCGCCTCGAACTTTTTCTTGTCGATAAACTGGTGGAGAAAGGCCTGCCACTCCAGGACGCGGACCTCGACCTGGATCCCGATCTTCCTTAGATTCTGTTGAATGATCTCGGCCGTCTTCCGCCGTTCGTCGTTTCCTTGATTCGTCAGAATGGTAAATTGAAACGGCTGGCCGTCCTTGTCCAGAATGCCGTCGTTGTTCGTGTCCTTCCAACCCGCCTCCTCCAAAAGTTGTTTGGCCTTTTCCGGGTTGTATTCAAACTTCGGCACGTCCGGATTGTAGGCCCAGGATTCCGGGGGCACCGGTTGGGTCGCGGGCCTTCCGAGACCGAACAAAACTCCGTCGATCACCGATCGTCGGTTGATCGCATACGCGATGGCCTGACGGACCCGTTTGTCCTTAAACCGGGAGTCCAACAGATTGTAACCCAAATAGGTATAAGCAAACGCGGGGTAGCGGTATTTGTTAAAATACCGCTTGAAATACGCGGTATCGGTCTGACGTTGATACTGGATCGGGGTCAGCCCCATAAAATCCAGCCCGCCGGCTTTTAATTCCAGGAACATCGTCGCGTTGTCCGGAATGATCCGATAGATATACTCCTCCACGCGCGGTTTGCCTTCGAAATAGGCATCGTTCGCGCTCAGGACGATCTTCTGTCCGGTGACCCATTCCTTCATTCGATAGGGACCGGTGCCGACCGGATTTCGATTGAATGGGCTCGTGTTGAGATCGGTGTTCTCCAGAAGATGCTTCGGGATGATCCCCATGCCCCAGCTCGCCAGCCCCGGGGCGAAGGGCTCCTTATAGGTAACCTGAACGGTATACGGATCCGCCGCCGTGATCTTTCCCACTCGTTCAAAGTCGCCGCTGTAGGGCGTCGCCACCTTTGGGTCGATGGCTTTTTGATAGGTGAAGAGAACGTCGGCCGCCGTGAATTCCTGACCGTCCTGCCATTTCACCCCCTTGCGAAGCCTGAAGGTGACCTTTCGACAATCCGGCGAGGCGGTGAAGGACTCGGCCAAGTCCCCCACCAGATTAATGTTCTTGTCGTACTTCACCAAACCATTGAAGATCCAACCGCTGATATCCCCGGAGGCCGAGTCCGAGGCCAGCATCGGGATCAAACGCTGGGCATCGCCGATCGATCCCAGGGTGATCGCGTCCGGTTTTTCCGGTTCTCCCGCAGGGACGGCGACGGCCTCAAGACACAAGGCCGCGGCCGCGATGACGATGGCAAGCGACCGAATCATCGCCGCACGGTCATGGAGCCGTTTTGGGTGGGGTTTCCTGAGCCGGCGCCGGCGCGGCCGGGGCTGGGGTCGTTGGGGTCGGCGTGGCCGGGGCGCTTGACGGCCCTTCGGCCGGTTTCGCCGGCGCCGTCGCCGACGGGGCGGCCGCCTCCCCCGTAGCGGGCGGCGCCGCGGGGGCTTCCTGCTTCTTCAGATCCAAAACGCTCGTGGAAAGGAAGCGTCCCTTGGACAGCACGGACAGACTCAGGGAAGTGACCATAAAGATAACGGCGGCCCACACGGTCAGCTTGCTTAAAAACGTACCCGGACCGCGGCTGCCGAATACGGTCTGACTGGATCCTCCGAACGAGGCGCCGATCTCGGCCCCTTTCCCGGCTTGAAGCAGGATCACGCCGACCATGATAAAGCTGACGATCACATGCAGGATGATCAACATTATATACATCTTCTTCCTCCTAATTATCAGCGGGGGCCCGAGCGTCCGCAAAGGATCCTGGATCTCACGATGCCCCCGCGCTCGCACCGGCCAAGCCGATTGGGCGCTTTCCTTATCTCACCTCTTCATTTTTTCCAATGTTTTAACGATGGCCGCAAATCCGTCGGCTTTAAGCGAGGCCCCGCCGACCAGGACACCGTCCAGCTCCTTGATCACCGCCAGCTCCGCGATATTCTCGGTCGTCACGCTCCCGCCGTAGACCACCCGGACCGCCTCGGCCCCTTCCGGACCCAGGATCTTTTCCAGCCGTTGACGGATCAACTCATGAACCTCTGAAATCTGGCCGGCCGTCGCCACCTGGCCGGTTCCGATCGCCCAGACCGGCTCATAGGCGACCACCAGCCGATCAAAGGGCCCGGGGGCCGCCTCCGCGAGCGCCGCTTCGAGCTGCGCCGTCACGACGTCCGTCGTCCTGTGCGTCCGGCGCTGCTCCGGCGTTTCTCCCACACAGAGGACGGCGCTTAACCCGCGCTTTAATACGCCGGTCAATTTCCGCCCCACCACTTCGTCCGTTTCGCCAAATATCGATCGCCGTTCGGAATGGCCTACCAGGACGAACCGGCAACCGGCATCTTTGAGTTGGATCGCCGAAACTTCGCCGGTGTAGGCCCCTTGGTCGTCCCAATGGGCGTTCTGCGCCGCCAACAGAATGCCGGTCCCTTTCAGGACCTCGGCGACGGCTGGCAGTGCGGTGTAACTGGGCGCGATCACGATCTCGACCCGCCGCGTGTCTCCCAAGAGCCGGGTCAGCTGCCGGGCGACCGCCGTCGATTCGGCGAGGGTCATGTGCATCTTCCAGTTCCCGATCGCGATCGGCCGTCTTACAGGCTGCTGAAAAAGCCCATCTGCTTTGTTCTCGGTCCGTCGGAGATCCTCACGTACGTTCTTAGTACGCTGCGGTCTCCTCGGTCCCTGCGGCCTCGCATCTGGAGCTTTTTGAGCAGCCTGAAAAGACCGAGAGTTTTTCATTCACCCGCTTCTTCGAAAGGGAGAATTCCGCTTCGCGATCACACCCGCTGAGGCTCCTCGGCGCGGCTGGGCAACACGGCCAGACCGGGGAGTTCATTTCCCTCCAACAGCTGCAGGGCCGCGCCGCCTCCGGTTGAGATGAACGAAATGTTTTCGGACTCCCCGGCCCGGTAAACGGCCAGGGCCGTATCCGCCCCGCCCACGATCGTCAAGGCGTAGGCATTCGCGACCGCATGGGCCACGGCAAACGTTCCACGGGAGTAGGCGTCCATCTCAAAGAGCCCCATCGGCCCGTTCCAAAGAATCGTTTTGGCGTTGGCCAGCGCCTCCGTGAACAATTTAACCGAGGCCGGACCGATGTCCAGCGCCATCCAGTCCTTCGGAATTTCCTGCATCGGGACAATCTTCGTCTCGGCGCTGGGATCCCGGCTCTGCGCCACGACGCAATCGACCGGAAGGTAGAACTTCACGCCACGAGCCCGGGCGTGATTCCGGATATCCATCGCCATCTGGAGCATTCCGTCTTCGACCAGCGATCCACCCACTTCATAGCCCAGCGCCTTGTAAAAGGTAAAGGCCATTCCTCCGCCGATAATCACCTTGTCCACTTTCTTTCCCAGATTTTCGACGACTCCCAGCTTTCCCGAAACCTTCGCCCCGCCCAGGATCGCCACGAAGGGCCGGGCCGGATTGGCCATTGCCCCTTCCAGATAATCGATCTCCTTTTTCATCAGAAATCCGGCCGCGCACTGCGGAACGAACTTCGTGATGCCGGTCACGGAGGCGTGGTTGCGGTGGGCGGTCCCGAAGGCATCGTTCACGTACACATCGGCCAGACGGGCCAGGGCCTTGGAAAAGGCTTCGTCGTTTTTCTGTTCCCCGGGATGGAAGCGGAGGTTCTCCAAAAGGAGGACGTCGCCCGATTTCATTTGGCCCACCATCTTCTCCACCTGGGGGCCGATACAATCCGGGGCAAAGGCCACTTCTTTGCCCAGCAACCGTTGGAGGCGCTTCACCACCGGCGCAAGGCTCAGACGGGGATCGATCTTTCCATTGGGCCTTCCCAAATGGGAGCAGAGGATGACCTTCGCCCCCTCGTCGATGGCATAATTAATGGTGGGCAGCGCCGAACGGATGCGGGTGTCGTCCGTAATGTTGAGGTGCTCGTCCAGCGGCACGTTGAAATCCACACGGATGATCACGCGTTTTTTCTTGATCTTCAGATCTTCGATGGTCACTTTGTGCATATTCATGGGATGCCCCGTCTACGATGATCGGTTTTGATTCAGGACGGGTGCACGGTCAACGCGACAGGACCGGGCCGCCGTTGTCGCAGGCCCATCAACCTTTCCGTCCGATATATTCTATAAGATCCCGCAGACGGCAAGAATAGCCCCACTCGTTGTCGTACCAGGCGATGACCTTCACCATGCGTCCGGCCAGGACCTTGGTCAGGGTGGCGTCGAGGATCGCCGAATGGGGATTGCCGTTCAGATCGACCGAGACCAGCGGCTCTTCCGTGTACTGCAGGATGCCTTTTAAAGGACCCTCGGCCGCCTGACGGTAACGGGCGTTTAACTCCGACTCGGTCACATCGCTTTCAACCTCGGCGACCAGGTCCACCACCGAGACGTTCGGCGTCGGAACGCGGATGGACATTCCGTCCATCTTCCCTTTCAACTGGGGAAGAACCAGAAAGAGGGCCTTGGCCGCGCCGGTGGTCGTGGGAATCATCGAGAGGTGGGCCGCCCGGGCCCGCCTCAGGTCTTTGTGAGGCAAATCCAGGAGGCGCTGATCGTTCGTCACGGAGTGGACGGTCGTCATTAATCCGCGCTTGATGCCGAAACCGTCCAGGAGCACCTTCGCCACGGGAGCGAGGCAGTTCGTGGTGCAGGAAGCGTTCGAAACAATGGAATGCCTGCCGGGTTCATACATCGCCTCGTTTACGCCCAGCACGATCGTGAGATCGGGGTCTTTGGCCGGCGCCGAGATGATCACTTTCCGGGCCCCGGCGGCGAGATGCGCGCCCGCACCCTCGCGATCGGTGAATCGGCCCGTCGATTCGACAACGATGTCGATTCCCAGCGCCTTCCAGGGAAGTTTCATGGGATCTTTCTCGGCCAGCACTTCCATCGGCCGACCGTTCACCCGGATCGAGTTCTCCTTGGCCTCGATCTCGGCGGAAAGGACCCCGTGCACCGAATCGTATTTCAGGAGATGGGCGAGCGTTTTGGCATCGGTCAGATCGTTGACGGCAACGAACTCGATCTCACGATGGGATAGGGCCGACCGGAATAGATTGCGGCCGATTCGCCCGAACCCGTTAATACCGACTTTGATGGTCATCCTTGATCCTTATCATCGGTTTGGGAATCCATATCCCTGCTAAAAAGGGATTTTTATAGTAGGTGAAATCGCCCTCAAAAGTCAACTGGTCCGGTACAGCCCATCCGGATCAACCGCCCGCATCGATTCGGAAAAACTCGGCCGGCTTGGGCTGGGGATGGGACACCTTCGTGGGTTCGGTACCCTTCACAAAGATCTCGATCACGGCGTCATCCGCCCCTTCCG carries:
- a CDS encoding M1 family aminopeptidase, encoding METRNDPFRRHWGTAVFLFVAAFPAVLHAQTPIRHELKVILQPENNSLEVEDTISLPESLLSASKGKLQFRLHDGFQPESATAGVKLMRETRPKRLEKDSAPDYAEAPSDRFTLGLPPHQRVFVIRYKGRVDPPVKSAQPTDDPGFDAGVVSPEGTFLSGSTRWYPWVNDDPVTFSLDVDLPEPWEAVSQGVRTRHEREHGRIETRWESFQPQEEIILIGGPFTEYDRSAGAIQVMAFLRTPDAELADRYLEAGATDLEMYEKLLGPYPYRKFAVVENFWETGYGLPSLTLLGSAVLRLPFILDSSYPHEILHNWWGNGVFVDEAKGNWSEGLTTYMADYLIQEQRGAASAYRRTALQKYTDYVTEHKDFPLTEFRARHSPATEAVGYGKAMMFFHMLRERLGGDAFVNALRNFFRENQFRPATFDDLRAAFAAVAGEDLKNEFAQWIGRKGAPALSLSSAQTQVRGTGYLVTAVLEQTQPGPAYRLRVPIAVTIEGREMAYRFSAKMDEKRSGLAVIVPGRPLRLDVDPEFDLFRRLSRDEIPPALSQSLGADKALFILPSDADEDLRRAYRSFAESLSAFLQPSSSVSIEIKPDRVVSALPTDRAVWILGWENRFAPDLPKAVAGRELSVSPNGLQIGATRVERKGHAIVLAARQPRNANAALTWVAADSLTALSGLGRKLPHYGSYSYLVFEGGEPKNVLKGQWDVPSSPLSIFVKQPEGGVIPTPRAKLETRRPLAERPETPAAASGQHP
- a CDS encoding peptide-binding protein, which produces MIRSLAIVIAAAALCLEAVAVPAGEPEKPDAITLGSIGDAQRLIPMLASDSASGDISGWIFNGLVKYDKNINLVGDLAESFTASPDCRKVTFRLRKGVKWQDGQEFTAADVLFTYQKAIDPKVATPYSGDFERVGKITAADPYTVQVTYKEPFAPGLASWGMGIIPKHLLENTDLNTSPFNRNPVGTGPYRMKEWVTGQKIVLSANDAYFEGKPRVEEYIYRIIPDNATMFLELKAGGLDFMGLTPIQYQRQTDTAYFKRYFNKYRYPAFAYTYLGYNLLDSRFKDKRVRQAIAYAINRRSVIDGVLFGLGRPATQPVPPESWAYNPDVPKFEYNPEKAKQLLEEAGWKDTNNDGILDKDGQPFQFTILTNQGNDERRKTAEIIQQNLRKIGIQVEVRVLEWQAFLHQFIDKKKFEAIILGWSLGRDPDSYDIWHSSKTKEGEFNFVSYKNPEVDRLLLEGRKTCDQDRRKEIYNKIHALIAEDQPYTFLYYPDTLPVVHKRFKGISPSPIGIWYNFPTDWYVPKNKAEWYQ
- the secG gene encoding preprotein translocase subunit SecG, translating into MYIMLIILHVIVSFIMVGVILLQAGKGAEIGASFGGSSQTVFGSRGPGTFLSKLTVWAAVIFMVTSLSLSVLSKGRFLSTSVLDLKKQEAPAAPPATGEAAAPSATAPAKPAEGPSSAPATPTPTTPAPAAPAPAQETPPKTAP
- the tpiA gene encoding triose-phosphate isomerase; its protein translation is MAIGNWKMHMTLAESTAVARQLTRLLGDTRRVEIVIAPSYTALPAVAEVLKGTGILLAAQNAHWDDQGAYTGEVSAIQLKDAGCRFVLVGHSERRSIFGETDEVVGRKLTGVLKRGLSAVLCVGETPEQRRTHRTTDVVTAQLEAALAEAAPGPFDRLVVAYEPVWAIGTGQVATAGQISEVHELIRQRLEKILGPEGAEAVRVVYGGSVTTENIAELAVIKELDGVLVGGASLKADGFAAIVKTLEKMKR
- a CDS encoding phosphoglycerate kinase, producing the protein MNMHKVTIEDLKIKKKRVIIRVDFNVPLDEHLNITDDTRIRSALPTINYAIDEGAKVILCSHLGRPNGKIDPRLSLAPVVKRLQRLLGKEVAFAPDCIGPQVEKMVGQMKSGDVLLLENLRFHPGEQKNDEAFSKALARLADVYVNDAFGTAHRNHASVTGITKFVPQCAAGFLMKKEIDYLEGAMANPARPFVAILGGAKVSGKLGVVENLGKKVDKVIIGGGMAFTFYKALGYEVGGSLVEDGMLQMAMDIRNHARARGVKFYLPVDCVVAQSRDPSAETKIVPMQEIPKDWMALDIGPASVKLFTEALANAKTILWNGPMGLFEMDAYSRGTFAVAHAVANAYALTIVGGADTALAVYRAGESENISFISTGGGAALQLLEGNELPGLAVLPSRAEEPQRV
- the gap gene encoding type I glyceraldehyde-3-phosphate dehydrogenase — its product is MTIKVGINGFGRIGRNLFRSALSHREIEFVAVNDLTDAKTLAHLLKYDSVHGVLSAEIEAKENSIRVNGRPMEVLAEKDPMKLPWKALGIDIVVESTGRFTDREGAGAHLAAGARKVIISAPAKDPDLTIVLGVNEAMYEPGRHSIVSNASCTTNCLAPVAKVLLDGFGIKRGLMTTVHSVTNDQRLLDLPHKDLRRARAAHLSMIPTTTGAAKALFLVLPQLKGKMDGMSIRVPTPNVSVVDLVAEVESDVTESELNARYRQAAEGPLKGILQYTEEPLVSVDLNGNPHSAILDATLTKVLAGRMVKVIAWYDNEWGYSCRLRDLIEYIGRKG